In Halobaculum limi, one DNA window encodes the following:
- a CDS encoding DUF3006 domain-containing protein translates to MDDRDQLPDGEYTAVVDRFEDDLVVLEVSTADDLRQLVVDRTELPDDGRHADAVFTVTVESASLVDAVYDEEETTARKESAQSRFDRMSRRLGSDDDSGE, encoded by the coding sequence ATGGACGACAGAGACCAGCTTCCCGATGGGGAGTACACGGCTGTGGTGGATCGCTTCGAAGATGATCTTGTAGTGCTGGAGGTGTCGACAGCTGACGACCTCCGACAGTTGGTCGTCGACCGCACTGAGCTGCCGGATGACGGCCGCCACGCGGATGCAGTCTTCACTGTGACTGTGGAGTCGGCTTCACTCGTGGACGCTGTGTACGACGAGGAGGAGACGACAGCACGGAAGGAATCAGCGCAGAGCCGGTTTGACCGGATGTCGCGGCGGCTTGGGTCAGACGACGATTCCGGCGAGTAG
- a CDS encoding type B DNA-directed DNA polymerase yields the protein MVLTIDYDGTSVVEWHLTADGVDRRRVSDYRPTMYVGAPVSQLYGEQGGPTPNPRMPRAGALSESLEALQSFLDGHEAVVDLSPDVWRQTFRTSFRPVLRVECRRIQDVRSVAKRIHQFGDPDEHTCYNVDLTRQLRYTLETDCDPSPDTSIRELRTMRLEFPAHESELSALSKLRVNGEPVGASPRAVAAAVADRVADVDPDVLVVDTARVVPLLFEAAEDFDLQPYALGREPGYTQLASASTYTSYGQVGHSPARYSVPGRVILDRSNTFFYSEAGLAGCLDLVERAGLPLQELGWASIGRVLTAMQIREARRRGVLVPWRAWRPEFFRSAATLDTADRGGTTLAPDVGVHEEVHELDFSSMYPNIIRTRNISPETVRCGCCDNDAVPTVGYSICEQDGYLPDVLGPLIDGRSEIKQQIRETDDPEAIARLESRSSAIKWILVSCFGYQGFSNAKFGRIECHESINAFAREILLDAKAALEAGGWRVLHGIVDSIWVTPAPDVPESQRRPLDAIAEEVSEAVGIELEYEGAFDWVAFCPRRGGDGGALTRYFGRRRGVEYPDEGLGDAVKTRGIECRQDDTPEWINRLQATLIRTLDETHDPEAVCGVLRECVTRLEEGEVDPEELLIEQRVSKRVEQYSHETVTVAALKRAEWKDCALAPGQRVRYLVTDDDARGLGRVRLDHEPLRSYDAGWYRAQAIRAAESVLSALGWDRERIAESLSATSAPTIGQFHSSSTN from the coding sequence ATGGTACTCACAATCGACTACGATGGCACGTCGGTCGTTGAGTGGCATCTCACAGCTGACGGCGTCGATCGAAGACGAGTCAGCGACTACCGACCGACGATGTACGTTGGCGCACCCGTCTCACAGTTGTACGGCGAGCAAGGTGGTCCAACACCGAATCCACGGATGCCGCGAGCGGGTGCACTCTCGGAATCGCTCGAAGCGCTCCAGTCGTTCCTCGACGGCCACGAGGCGGTTGTTGACCTCAGCCCTGATGTGTGGCGCCAGACGTTCCGGACATCGTTTCGACCGGTGTTGCGAGTCGAGTGTCGCCGGATTCAGGACGTCCGCTCGGTCGCAAAGCGTATTCACCAGTTCGGCGACCCCGATGAGCACACCTGTTACAACGTTGATCTCACACGCCAACTTCGCTACACCCTCGAAACCGACTGTGACCCGAGTCCGGACACCTCGATTCGCGAGCTTCGGACGATGCGACTCGAGTTCCCGGCTCACGAATCGGAGCTGTCCGCCCTCTCGAAGCTCCGGGTCAACGGGGAGCCAGTTGGAGCGTCGCCCCGAGCGGTTGCAGCGGCGGTCGCCGACCGCGTGGCCGATGTCGACCCAGACGTCCTCGTCGTCGACACCGCACGAGTCGTTCCCCTCCTGTTCGAAGCTGCCGAGGATTTCGACCTCCAGCCGTACGCGCTCGGCCGCGAGCCAGGGTACACCCAACTCGCGTCGGCCTCAACGTACACGAGCTACGGACAAGTGGGCCACTCACCGGCGCGGTACTCGGTTCCGGGGCGGGTGATCCTCGACCGCTCGAACACGTTCTTCTACAGTGAGGCGGGGCTGGCGGGCTGTCTCGATCTCGTCGAGCGCGCTGGCCTCCCACTGCAAGAACTCGGCTGGGCGTCAATCGGCCGGGTGCTGACCGCGATGCAGATTCGAGAGGCTCGACGCCGGGGTGTGCTCGTGCCGTGGCGGGCGTGGCGCCCGGAGTTCTTCCGCTCGGCGGCAACGCTCGATACAGCCGACCGGGGTGGGACAACGCTCGCGCCCGACGTCGGCGTTCACGAGGAAGTACACGAACTCGACTTCTCGTCAATGTACCCGAACATCATCCGCACGCGCAACATCTCCCCCGAGACGGTGCGGTGTGGCTGTTGTGACAACGATGCGGTTCCAACCGTGGGGTATTCGATCTGTGAGCAGGATGGCTACCTCCCCGACGTCCTCGGGCCACTGATTGACGGGCGCAGTGAGATTAAACAGCAGATTCGCGAGACGGACGACCCCGAAGCGATCGCGAGACTGGAGTCACGCTCGTCGGCGATCAAGTGGATCCTCGTCTCGTGTTTCGGGTATCAGGGCTTCTCGAACGCGAAGTTTGGCCGGATCGAATGTCACGAGTCGATCAACGCGTTCGCTCGTGAGATCCTCCTCGATGCGAAAGCTGCACTCGAAGCCGGCGGGTGGCGCGTGCTTCACGGAATCGTCGATTCCATTTGGGTGACGCCAGCGCCCGATGTGCCCGAATCACAGCGCCGTCCGTTGGACGCGATTGCAGAGGAAGTGAGCGAAGCTGTGGGTATTGAGTTGGAGTATGAGGGTGCCTTCGACTGGGTTGCCTTTTGTCCGCGTCGTGGTGGGGATGGTGGGGCGCTGACGCGGTATTTCGGACGCCGGCGAGGCGTCGAGTATCCAGACGAGGGCCTCGGTGACGCGGTGAAGACGCGAGGGATCGAGTGCCGGCAGGACGATACGCCTGAATGGATCAACCGACTGCAAGCGACGCTGATCCGAACCCTCGATGAGACACACGACCCTGAAGCCGTGTGTGGCGTGCTTCGCGAATGTGTCACGCGGTTGGAAGAGGGTGAAGTTGACCCCGAGGAGTTACTGATCGAACAACGTGTCTCGAAGCGAGTAGAGCAGTACTCTCACGAGACAGTGACCGTTGCCGCACTCAAGCGAGCGGAGTGGAAAGACTGTGCGTTAGCACCCGGCCAGCGAGTACGGTATCTGGTGACGGATGATGACGCCCGTGGGCTCGGGCGGGTACGGCTGGATCACGAGCCACTTCGCTCGTATGATGCGGGCTGGTATCGAGCCCAGGCGATACGGGCCGCTGAGAGTGTGCTGTCGGCGCTCGGGTGGGATCGAGAACGAATTGCGGAGTCACTATCGGCGACGTCAGCGCCGACGATTGGACAGTTCCACTCCTCATCAACGAACTGA
- a CDS encoding type II toxin-antitoxin system HicA family toxin, translating to MVTRDFSGREIVKVLQKFGYRHDRTRGDHAVLKYTHPVTGEKRTVTVPLHDRVRIGTLQSIAEQCGANDFREWCRWIDEHR from the coding sequence GTGGTGACACGCGACTTCTCTGGGCGGGAGATCGTCAAGGTCCTCCAGAAGTTCGGCTATCGCCACGACAGAACCCGTGGTGACCACGCAGTGCTGAAGTACACCCATCCCGTTACAGGGGAGAAGCGGACGGTCACCGTCCCACTCCACGACCGCGTTCGTATCGGCACCCTCCAGAGCATCGCTGAGCAATGTGGTGCGAACGACTTCCGGGAGTGGTGCCGATGGATAGACGAACACCGGTAG
- a CDS encoding DUF955 domain-containing protein, with protein MMASSDTSVSFSETNTRRDEMHSTIDEWINDLVNATDAARASDEFQAWLDVQSRFHDYSARNSMLIHQQFPGATMVAGYRTWQEEFDRQVQAGESGIWIWAPIITTRCPKCENAPSYHEQIGCAYDETPVSEWGSGLVGFRPVSVFDVSQTEGEELPEVEYEAIGEAGDLVERLCAVAHQIGASVDIVADEEWEYGRANGICRQPERVGEKPQIEVRDRENRADLARTLVHEYAHARLHVGVTSEVERAKREVEAEGVAYVVARACGLDASGSAFYLASWTGEETEVIRERFDRISATAGSLLDVIQ; from the coding sequence ATAATGGCTTCGAGTGATACCTCGGTCTCGTTCAGCGAGACCAACACCCGACGAGACGAGATGCACAGTACGATCGACGAGTGGATCAACGACCTTGTGAACGCGACCGACGCGGCACGAGCAAGCGACGAGTTCCAAGCGTGGCTCGACGTCCAAAGCCGGTTCCACGACTACTCAGCGCGGAATTCGATGCTCATCCACCAGCAGTTCCCGGGTGCGACGATGGTCGCCGGGTACCGAACGTGGCAAGAAGAGTTCGATAGGCAAGTCCAGGCTGGCGAATCGGGAATCTGGATCTGGGCCCCGATCATCACGACGCGGTGCCCGAAGTGTGAGAACGCACCGTCGTACCACGAGCAGATCGGGTGTGCATACGACGAGACACCTGTGTCTGAGTGGGGAAGCGGGTTGGTCGGGTTCCGGCCAGTGTCCGTGTTCGACGTGTCGCAGACCGAAGGTGAGGAGTTACCCGAGGTGGAGTACGAAGCGATCGGCGAGGCTGGTGACCTTGTTGAGCGATTGTGTGCTGTGGCTCATCAGATTGGGGCCTCGGTCGATATCGTCGCTGACGAGGAGTGGGAGTACGGGAGAGCGAACGGGATCTGCCGTCAGCCAGAGCGAGTTGGTGAGAAGCCACAGATCGAGGTTCGCGATCGGGAGAATCGTGCAGACCTCGCCAGAACACTCGTACACGAATACGCTCACGCACGGTTGCACGTTGGGGTGACTAGCGAGGTTGAGCGAGCGAAGCGGGAAGTGGAGGCAGAAGGAGTGGCGTACGTGGTCGCTCGGGCGTGCGGGTTGGATGCGAGCGGGTCGGCGTTTTACTTGGCTTCGTGGACAGGTGAGGAGACGGAGGTGATTCGCGAGCGGTTCGACCGGATCAGTGCGACGGCAGGGTCGCTCCTCGATGTGATTCAGTAG
- a CDS encoding class I SAM-dependent methyltransferase: MEGPDPRIADHYDDLAEYWGHIADSPSKAQLLWPSIEAMLPDLTNRRVLDAGCGSGDCSAKLLERGADVIGVDVSEEMVAVAKEHVPAATFVQGDLADGLDFIADDSLDVIVCQHVFSHLEELTTPLAEFARILVDGGVLVVSTHNPLHDYLVVRDGVYPTVDDESDTESRVETGPSPPNYPETERYDIIWNPEGDATRATYYRRSIEGLFSPLTDAGFTVQEMTEPSPDDGFERNHPEIAEALRSAPPTSICLRATR, translated from the coding sequence ATGGAAGGGCCCGACCCTCGCATCGCCGATCACTACGATGACCTCGCCGAGTACTGGGGACACATCGCGGACTCTCCATCGAAAGCGCAGCTCCTCTGGCCATCGATCGAAGCGATGCTTCCCGATCTCACCAACCGTCGGGTTCTCGATGCTGGGTGTGGTTCGGGAGACTGTTCCGCGAAGCTTCTCGAACGTGGTGCCGATGTGATCGGTGTCGATGTCAGCGAGGAGATGGTCGCGGTGGCGAAAGAACACGTACCAGCGGCGACATTCGTGCAGGGCGACCTTGCTGACGGACTCGACTTCATTGCGGATGATAGCCTAGATGTCATCGTTTGTCAGCACGTCTTCTCTCACCTCGAAGAGTTGACCACTCCCCTTGCGGAGTTCGCCCGTATTCTGGTCGATGGGGGCGTCCTCGTTGTCTCCACACACAATCCACTCCACGATTACCTCGTCGTTCGGGATGGAGTCTATCCGACCGTCGACGACGAATCAGACACCGAATCAAGAGTTGAAACAGGGCCAAGTCCACCGAACTACCCCGAGACGGAGCGCTACGATATCATCTGGAACCCAGAGGGCGATGCCACACGCGCAACCTACTACCGCCGTTCCATCGAAGGCCTGTTTTCGCCACTGACTGATGCTGGATTCACGGTACAGGAGATGACGGAGCCGAGTCCTGATGATGGCTTCGAGCGCAACCATCCCGAGATAGCTGAAGCGTTACGGAGCGCTCCTCCTACGTCGATCTGTCTGCGAGCCACACGTTGA
- a CDS encoding restriction endonuclease, translating into MAVLDDLSGFEFEDLIEDVFRNLGYENVHQASKTADEGRDVLMEEVVDGTRRGVVVECKHTDSVGRPVVQKLHSAVATYDFAGSKRGIVITTGRFTKPAREYVERLRANGDPHPIELIDGTELREIADEIGLDLYNGRIEILCDETLRPYDPAASVAAPVEEAFRDIDNLDTETLPTPHSQVSFRPVVTITADTNAIFETSVGVIHQINDRTQFVAHADRGHPSVAEESVTTLVAQNLHTTIDVDDERIRSAFDEVDENRFGQTQTEYKEWAVNRLREHHTTTVTYTGDNNVTYNKECEPNLSDISVQSIEPVYLPEVRHTTHLKEYTYPYEYYAAGPSRVTTDDQIHGCVHCDTTGRDESYTYCANCGAIACGSHIRTERLEQEPVCTGCAVTGRFALKTKYFYDDENLAAFREEYNEMAVHQKAMENTWLVGGGAVATLLTVVAMLFVVGLF; encoded by the coding sequence ATGGCAGTCTTAGATGATCTCTCTGGATTCGAGTTCGAGGACCTGATCGAGGACGTGTTCCGGAATCTCGGCTACGAAAACGTTCACCAAGCGTCGAAGACCGCTGACGAGGGGCGAGACGTCTTGATGGAGGAGGTCGTTGACGGAACGCGCCGCGGCGTCGTCGTCGAGTGCAAGCACACCGATTCCGTCGGGCGGCCGGTCGTTCAGAAGCTGCACTCAGCGGTTGCAACGTACGACTTCGCCGGTTCAAAGCGCGGGATCGTCATCACGACCGGGCGGTTCACCAAACCTGCACGGGAGTACGTTGAGCGACTGCGAGCAAACGGTGATCCCCATCCTATCGAACTGATCGATGGGACCGAGCTCCGTGAGATCGCCGACGAAATTGGGCTTGACCTCTACAACGGTCGCATCGAGATCCTGTGCGATGAGACGCTCCGCCCGTATGATCCGGCCGCGTCGGTCGCAGCACCGGTCGAGGAAGCGTTCAGAGACATCGACAACCTCGACACAGAGACACTCCCCACGCCCCACTCACAGGTCTCGTTCCGGCCAGTAGTGACCATCACCGCCGATACGAACGCCATCTTCGAGACGTCCGTCGGCGTGATTCACCAGATCAACGACCGGACGCAGTTCGTTGCGCACGCCGACCGCGGGCACCCGTCGGTCGCTGAGGAGTCGGTCACGACGCTCGTCGCACAGAATCTCCACACGACCATCGACGTCGATGACGAACGGATCCGGAGCGCCTTCGACGAGGTCGATGAGAATCGGTTCGGGCAGACCCAAACCGAGTACAAGGAATGGGCTGTCAATCGCCTCCGTGAGCACCACACGACGACGGTGACCTACACCGGCGACAACAACGTCACGTACAACAAAGAGTGTGAGCCGAATCTCTCAGACATCTCGGTGCAGTCGATCGAACCGGTGTACCTCCCAGAGGTCCGCCACACGACACACCTGAAGGAGTACACCTACCCGTACGAGTACTACGCCGCAGGGCCCTCGCGAGTCACGACCGACGACCAGATCCACGGTTGCGTCCATTGCGACACTACTGGCCGAGACGAGTCATACACGTACTGCGCCAACTGTGGAGCGATTGCTTGCGGGAGTCACATCAGGACAGAGCGACTCGAACAAGAGCCCGTCTGCACAGGCTGTGCAGTCACCGGTCGATTCGCGCTGAAGACGAAGTACTTCTACGACGACGAGAACCTCGCGGCATTCCGCGAGGAGTACAACGAGATGGCAGTCCACCAGAAGGCGATGGAGAACACGTGGCTCGTTGGTGGCGGAGCCGTCGCGACTCTGCTCACGGTCGTTGCGATGCTGTTCGTAGTCGGCCTGTTCTAA
- a CDS encoding PAS domain-containing sensor histidine kinase, with translation MIGDGSDEGRPGETLSLEDIPLHSTNLLSLLDRDGVIRYQSPAIARLCGFEQADLVGVSCIECFHPADRDRVYAAFERIVESEEYTVEAVEYRHLNADGSYTWVESVTSSTPTPDGYYVINTRDITARKRTRQELERANTRLNEFADVVSHDLRNPLGVAQGYLELNEDELPADDYTTIADALDRMEALIDGLLTNARVENRGAELRSVELRRVIESCWHNVVTPGATLHADVDLTIRADELQLTQLLENLFRNALDHAPDGVAVTVGALEDGFYVEDDGPGISEAERADVFDTGYSTSTHGTGLGLAIVERVVESHGWDIQVTESPTGGARFEVTGVAVAS, from the coding sequence ATGATTGGAGACGGGAGCGACGAAGGCCGCCCTGGCGAGACACTCTCGCTCGAAGACATCCCGCTTCATTCTACGAACCTGCTCTCGCTGCTCGACCGCGACGGAGTCATCCGCTATCAAAGCCCGGCGATCGCGCGGCTCTGTGGCTTTGAACAGGCCGACTTAGTCGGCGTCTCGTGCATTGAGTGCTTCCACCCCGCCGACCGCGACCGAGTGTACGCCGCCTTCGAGCGTATTGTCGAAAGCGAGGAGTACACCGTCGAGGCTGTCGAGTACCGCCATCTGAACGCCGACGGGTCGTACACGTGGGTTGAGTCTGTCACCTCCTCGACGCCGACGCCGGACGGGTACTACGTGATCAACACGCGTGATATTACAGCCCGCAAGCGCACCCGGCAGGAGCTCGAACGCGCGAACACACGGCTCAACGAGTTCGCGGACGTCGTCTCGCACGACCTACGCAACCCTCTCGGCGTCGCGCAGGGGTACCTCGAACTAAACGAAGACGAACTTCCCGCTGACGACTACACGACAATCGCTGACGCACTTGATAGAATGGAGGCGCTGATCGACGGACTCCTGACAAACGCGCGGGTCGAGAACCGCGGAGCAGAACTGCGATCGGTGGAGCTCCGCCGTGTAATCGAGTCGTGCTGGCATAACGTCGTGACTCCTGGCGCCACGCTCCACGCCGACGTCGACCTGACAATCCGCGCTGACGAACTCCAACTCACCCAACTGTTGGAGAACCTGTTCAGGAACGCGCTCGACCACGCCCCCGACGGCGTCGCAGTTACCGTCGGCGCGCTGGAGGATGGCTTCTACGTCGAAGACGACGGCCCCGGAATTTCAGAAGCCGAACGAGCGGACGTATTCGACACTGGTTATTCGACATCGACGCACGGAACTGGGCTCGGGTTGGCGATCGTCGAACGCGTCGTCGAGAGCCACGGCTGGGACATCCAAGTGACTGAGAGTCCAACCGGTGGTGCCCGCTTCGAGGTCACCGGCGTTGCGGTCGCCAGTTGA
- a CDS encoding HalOD1 output domain-containing protein, whose translation MSDCEDLVVHCNCTTVVDGICGSGNDLSATEAVVLALADAMGVDQIDVPPLYEYTDPDALDAMLDRENKDTLDTAVVCFQVET comes from the coding sequence ATGTCTGACTGTGAAGACCTAGTCGTTCATTGTAATTGCACAACGGTCGTCGATGGAATATGTGGGTCCGGGAATGATTTGTCCGCTACAGAGGCTGTCGTACTCGCGTTGGCAGACGCTATGGGTGTCGATCAAATCGACGTGCCACCACTATACGAGTATACCGACCCGGACGCACTCGACGCGATGTTGGACCGGGAAAATAAAGACACGTTGGACACCGCCGTCGTTTGTTTCCAAGTGGAGACGTAG
- a CDS encoding orc1/cdc6 family replication initiation protein, giving the protein MGRFRRESHVFRTRDVLREDYQPESLEERGEKLDEYATALQPIIDGNQPDNIFLYGPTGVGKTAATHQLLTELRQDAQAYDDIDVQLVELNCTGLTSSYQVASNLVNEFRNPDHQLTSVEVDREPIPETGYPQKRLMRELRKDLESVGGTIAIVLDEIDHIGSDDDILYELPRARKTYDLDAKLGIIGISNDYSFRDQLGARVIDTLCEEEITFPPYDATQLTAILEKRAEQAFHDDVETTAAVRLAAAYAARDRGSARQALDILRKAGDLAKREASENTGGEIALDEAHVEEANQLVEQQQVLEGIRSLTQHAKLTLLTMCAIEAREESPERTRVIHDEYQQVALANGYDPLKRRRIHDHLSNLDLNGILSQVDVSTGRGNKNYYELDISLESVFQVFEETASELEVQPIRENAERKGLV; this is encoded by the coding sequence ATGGGCCGGTTTCGCCGTGAATCTCATGTCTTTCGAACTCGCGATGTCCTCCGGGAAGACTATCAACCGGAGAGTCTCGAAGAGCGGGGGGAGAAGCTCGACGAGTATGCGACCGCACTCCAGCCGATTATCGACGGCAATCAACCCGACAACATCTTTCTGTACGGTCCCACAGGCGTCGGGAAGACGGCTGCGACCCATCAACTCCTGACTGAACTTCGTCAGGACGCACAGGCATACGATGACATCGACGTCCAACTTGTTGAACTCAACTGTACAGGGCTCACGTCGTCGTATCAAGTTGCTTCCAATCTCGTGAACGAGTTCCGAAATCCCGACCACCAACTCACGAGTGTCGAAGTAGATCGCGAACCGATCCCCGAGACAGGCTATCCGCAAAAGCGGTTGATGCGCGAACTCCGGAAGGACCTCGAATCGGTTGGTGGGACGATCGCCATCGTCCTTGACGAGATCGACCACATCGGCTCAGACGACGATATTCTCTACGAGCTGCCGCGAGCCCGCAAGACCTACGACCTCGATGCGAAACTCGGGATCATCGGTATCTCGAACGACTACTCGTTCCGCGATCAGCTCGGAGCACGGGTAATCGATACCTTGTGTGAAGAGGAAATTACGTTCCCACCGTATGATGCAACGCAGCTCACCGCGATCTTAGAGAAGCGCGCTGAACAGGCGTTCCACGACGATGTCGAGACGACCGCGGCAGTTCGCCTGGCGGCTGCATATGCTGCCCGTGATCGGGGCTCTGCCCGCCAAGCACTCGACATCCTCCGGAAGGCAGGAGACCTCGCAAAGCGGGAGGCAAGCGAGAACACTGGCGGGGAGATCGCACTCGACGAAGCTCACGTTGAGGAGGCGAACCAACTCGTGGAGCAGCAACAAGTGCTTGAGGGGATTCGCTCGCTCACGCAACACGCAAAGCTCACGCTGTTGACGATGTGTGCGATTGAGGCTCGCGAAGAGAGTCCCGAACGGACCCGCGTGATCCACGACGAGTACCAGCAGGTTGCACTGGCGAACGGGTATGATCCGCTCAAGCGGCGGCGGATTCACGACCACCTGAGCAACCTCGACTTGAACGGGATCTTGAGCCAGGTTGATGTGTCGACCGGACGGGGCAACAAGAACTACTACGAGTTGGATATTTCGCTGGAGTCAGTGTTTCAGGTGTTTGAGGAGACTGCGTCGGAGTTAGAGGTACAGCCGATTCGAGAGAACGCCGAGCGGAAGGGCTTGGTTTGA
- a CDS encoding type II toxin-antitoxin system HicB family antitoxin, giving the protein MSTGREIRLVEEDDSWWSAIDQETGVASQGETRQEALQNLDEAIAVTEEARADDTDSPEPDAPWFEDS; this is encoded by the coding sequence ATGAGTACTGGGCGCGAAATACGCCTCGTCGAAGAGGACGACAGCTGGTGGTCGGCCATCGACCAAGAGACCGGCGTGGCGAGTCAGGGCGAGACCCGCCAAGAAGCCCTTCAGAATCTCGACGAGGCGATCGCGGTAACCGAAGAGGCTCGCGCCGACGACACGGATTCCCCCGAACCGGACGCGCCGTGGTTCGAGGATTCGTAG
- a CDS encoding 2-oxo acid dehydrogenase subunit E2 — translation MNNRDSGIERVSPQQRLTGDYMRMARKRSNVHGLVEVDVTDTREQIRTIEDETGVDLSFTAFIIYCLAITVDEQPHIHRYHDWRGRIHEFDDVDINVLVERDIDGERIGVPHIIRAANRRTVRSIHYEIRRVQEETSARTGTGVARLVHRLPGIVRRQLWRLPQLFPSLWKRLAGTVAVTSVGMFGTGNGWAISPTNYTLQLTVGGIGTKPRLIDGELRSREFLSLTITFDHDVVDGAPATRFVQCLNDHLEAGTGLDAAFDE, via the coding sequence ATGAACAATCGAGACTCCGGAATTGAGCGGGTGTCTCCGCAACAGCGGTTGACAGGAGATTATATGCGGATGGCTAGAAAACGGAGTAACGTCCACGGCCTTGTCGAGGTTGACGTCACCGATACCAGAGAGCAGATCAGAACAATCGAAGACGAGACTGGGGTGGACCTCTCGTTTACGGCCTTCATTATCTACTGTCTGGCTATCACTGTAGACGAACAACCACACATCCACCGCTACCACGATTGGCGGGGACGAATCCACGAGTTCGACGACGTGGATATAAACGTCCTCGTCGAACGCGACATCGACGGCGAGCGAATCGGGGTCCCTCATATCATCCGGGCAGCAAATCGGCGGACTGTCCGATCAATTCACTACGAAATTCGACGCGTCCAAGAAGAGACATCTGCTCGCACGGGGACCGGAGTCGCTAGGCTTGTACACCGTCTCCCCGGAATCGTCCGCAGACAACTCTGGCGCTTACCGCAGTTGTTCCCCTCACTGTGGAAGCGTCTTGCCGGTACTGTCGCTGTCACATCCGTTGGTATGTTCGGCACCGGAAACGGATGGGCTATCAGTCCAACGAACTATACCCTCCAGCTCACTGTCGGCGGTATCGGAACCAAACCACGACTTATCGACGGTGAACTCCGGTCGCGAGAGTTCTTGAGTCTCACCATCACGTTTGACCACGATGTTGTAGACGGGGCCCCAGCCACGCGATTCGTACAATGCCTCAACGACCATCTCGAGGCTGGCACCGGCCTCGACGCGGCGTTCGACGAGTAA